One region of Bacillus zhangzhouensis genomic DNA includes:
- a CDS encoding phosphatidate cytidylyltransferase: MKQRILTGVLAAAVFLIAVIYGQMPFTLLIYLMGSVALFELLRMKKISIFSFPGIVSLILLWLLMGGDNSFFPNVDASKMQIALFAVLILLTYTVLSKNSFTFDEVAFVVLATLYIGVSFYYFIQIRGLYGMSAIFFAAVIIWSTDSGAYFIGKSMGKRKLWPEISPNKTVEGFIGGIVTAVVLSLVFQAVTGFLPSYLLVMFITLLLSIFGQLGDLVESALKRHYHVKDSGTILPGHGGILDRFDSFLFVLPFLYLLLATFAG; the protein is encoded by the coding sequence ATGAAACAAAGAATTTTGACGGGTGTTTTGGCAGCTGCAGTCTTTTTGATTGCTGTTATATATGGACAGATGCCATTTACCCTGCTGATTTATTTAATGGGAAGTGTCGCTCTCTTTGAGCTTTTAAGAATGAAAAAGATCTCGATTTTCAGCTTTCCTGGTATTGTCAGCTTAATATTGCTTTGGCTTTTAATGGGCGGGGACAACAGCTTCTTCCCAAACGTGGACGCATCAAAAATGCAGATTGCTTTATTCGCAGTTTTAATACTTTTAACTTATACAGTTTTGAGCAAAAACTCTTTCACATTCGATGAGGTTGCTTTTGTTGTATTAGCCACATTATATATTGGCGTTAGTTTCTATTATTTTATCCAAATTAGAGGCTTATATGGCATGAGTGCGATCTTCTTCGCAGCAGTGATTATTTGGTCTACGGACTCGGGAGCCTACTTTATTGGGAAATCTATGGGGAAACGAAAGCTTTGGCCAGAAATCAGTCCAAACAAAACAGTAGAAGGATTTATCGGCGGAATCGTCACAGCGGTCGTGTTGTCACTTGTGTTTCAGGCGGTTACAGGATTTTTGCCATCATATCTGCTTGTGATGTTTATTACTCTTTTACTCAGTATTTTCGGACAGCTGGGCGATCTTGTGGAATCTGCTTTAAAGCGTCATTATCACGTGAAGGATTCAGGGACAATTCTCCCTGGCCATGGCGGGATTTTGGACAGGTTTGACAGCTTTTTATTCGTTCTGCCGTTTTTATACTTATTGTTGGCCACGTTTGCCGGCTAA
- the rpsB gene encoding 30S ribosomal protein S2, with product MSVISMKQLLEAGVHFGHQTRRWNPKMKRYIFTERNGIYIIDLQKTVKKVEEAYNFTKNLAADGGKILFVGTKKQAQDSVKEEAIRSGMFYVNQRWLGGTLTNFETIQKRIKRLKDIEKMQENGTFEVLPKKEVVQLKKELERLEKFLGGIKDMKSLPDALFIIDPRKERIAVAEARKLNIPIIGIVDTNCDPDEIDVVIPANDDAIRAVKLLTAKMADAILESKQGEEEAVVEETTETETTTA from the coding sequence ATGTCAGTTATTTCTATGAAACAATTGCTTGAAGCTGGTGTTCACTTCGGTCACCAAACTCGCCGTTGGAACCCAAAAATGAAGCGTTACATCTTTACAGAGCGTAACGGTATCTACATCATTGACCTTCAAAAAACGGTCAAAAAAGTAGAGGAAGCTTACAACTTCACGAAAAACCTTGCTGCTGACGGAGGAAAAATCCTTTTCGTTGGTACGAAAAAGCAAGCACAAGATTCAGTGAAAGAAGAAGCAATCCGTTCTGGTATGTTCTATGTGAACCAACGCTGGCTTGGTGGAACTTTAACAAACTTTGAAACAATCCAAAAGCGTATTAAACGTTTAAAAGATATTGAAAAAATGCAAGAAAACGGTACATTCGAGGTTCTTCCTAAGAAAGAAGTCGTTCAACTGAAAAAAGAATTAGAGCGTCTTGAAAAATTCCTAGGCGGAATCAAAGACATGAAGAGTCTTCCGGATGCACTTTTCATTATCGACCCTCGTAAAGAGCGTATTGCAGTTGCAGAAGCTCGTAAATTGAATATCCCAATCATCGGTATCGTTGACACAAACTGTGATCCAGATGAAATTGATGTTGTGATCCCTGCAAACGATGATGCAATCCGTGCTGTAAAACTTCTAACTGCTAAAATGGCAGATGCGATTCTTGAGTCTAAACAAGGCGAAGAAGAAGCTGTTGTAGAAGAAACGACAGAAACTGAAACAACAACTGCGTAA
- the pyrH gene encoding UMP kinase — protein MSKPKYNRIVLKLSGEALAGEAGNGINPTVIQSIAKQVKEIAELDVEVAVVVGGGNLWRGKTGSDLGMDRATADYMGMLATVMNSLALQDSLETLGIQSRVQTSIEMRQVAEPYIRRKAIRHLEKKRVVIFAAGTGNPYFSTDTTAALRAAEIEADVILMAKNNVDGVYSADPRTDADAVKYDKLSYLDVLKEGLAVMDSTASSLCMDNDIPLIVFSIMEEGNIKRAVNGESIGTIVRGK, from the coding sequence ATGAGCAAACCGAAATATAATCGCATTGTACTGAAGCTAAGTGGCGAAGCACTAGCGGGTGAAGCTGGAAATGGAATTAACCCAACTGTTATTCAATCAATTGCAAAGCAAGTAAAAGAAATTGCAGAGCTTGATGTTGAAGTTGCAGTCGTTGTAGGCGGAGGAAACCTTTGGCGCGGAAAGACAGGCAGTGATCTAGGAATGGACCGTGCAACAGCAGATTACATGGGGATGCTGGCTACAGTGATGAACTCACTGGCGTTACAGGACAGCCTAGAAACGCTTGGCATTCAGTCTAGAGTGCAAACCTCTATCGAAATGAGACAGGTTGCAGAACCATACATAAGAAGAAAAGCGATCCGTCATCTTGAGAAGAAACGTGTCGTCATTTTTGCTGCAGGAACAGGTAATCCTTATTTCTCTACAGATACTACGGCAGCACTTCGTGCAGCAGAAATTGAAGCAGATGTCATTTTAATGGCAAAAAATAATGTAGACGGTGTCTACAGTGCTGATCCTCGTACAGATGCGGATGCAGTAAAATATGATAAGCTTTCATATCTTGATGTACTTAAAGAAGGGCTTGCTGTAATGGATTCTACTGCGTCCTCATTATGTATGGACAATGACATTCCATTAATCGTATTCTCTATTATGGAAGAAGGAAATATTAAACGTGCCGTCAATGGCGAATCAATCGGAACGATCGTGAGGGGGAAGTAA
- a CDS encoding isoprenyl transferase codes for MLNILKNWKNQQTAASNLESLTKEDILNGEIPEHIAIIMDGNGRWAKKRALPRVAGHHEGMKVVKRMTKLANELNVKVLTLYAFSTENWKRPKLEVDFLMKLPEEFLNIYLPELIEENVRVRLTGDPDGLPQHTKKAVENAVKSTANNDGLVLNFALNYGGRTEIVSACRQISEKVKEGKLQAEDITEEMFSAYLMTESLQDPDLLIRTSGEIRVSNFMLWQIAYSEFVFTDVLWPDFSDEHFIGAIGEYQRRGRRFGGI; via the coding sequence ATGCTCAATATACTCAAAAATTGGAAGAATCAGCAAACAGCAGCTTCCAACTTAGAAAGCCTGACAAAAGAAGACATATTAAATGGAGAAATTCCTGAACATATCGCCATTATCATGGACGGGAACGGAAGATGGGCGAAAAAACGTGCTCTTCCACGGGTAGCAGGTCATCATGAAGGAATGAAAGTCGTCAAGCGCATGACAAAGCTTGCAAATGAGCTGAATGTCAAAGTACTGACTTTGTATGCTTTCTCTACGGAAAATTGGAAACGTCCAAAACTAGAAGTAGACTTTTTAATGAAACTTCCTGAAGAATTTTTAAACATCTACCTGCCCGAACTCATCGAGGAAAATGTCCGTGTGCGTTTAACAGGTGATCCAGACGGCCTCCCGCAGCATACGAAAAAAGCGGTAGAGAACGCAGTAAAGAGTACGGCAAATAACGATGGACTCGTTTTGAACTTTGCGCTCAACTATGGAGGGCGCACAGAAATCGTCTCCGCATGCAGACAAATTTCTGAAAAGGTCAAAGAAGGTAAGCTTCAAGCAGAAGACATCACAGAAGAGATGTTTTCAGCTTATTTAATGACAGAATCTCTTCAAGATCCGGATTTGCTCATTCGCACAAGTGGAGAAATTAGGGTAAGCAACTTTATGCTTTGGCAAATTGCGTACAGCGAGTTTGTCTTTACGGATGTGCTTTGGCCTGACTTTTCTGATGAGCACTTTATAGGCGCTATCGGAGAGTATCAGCGTCGCGGCCGGAGGTTCGGTGGAATTTAG
- the dxr gene encoding 1-deoxy-D-xylulose-5-phosphate reductoisomerase translates to MKYISLLGATGSIGEQTLDVIRQHPHKFKLKAMTFGRNTAKAIPIIERFQPEFVGCVDEETYHMLKNHSFAYDVKLAAGHEANIEAATYDTVDVVVNALVGSVGLVPTLKAIEQKKIIALANKETLVTAGHIVKEYAKTYDVPLLPVDSEHSAIFQCLQGEQAKNIERLIVTASGGSFRDKKRTELEGVTVEEALNHPNWSMGAKITIDSATMMNKGLEVIEAHWLFDIPYEQIDVLLHKESIIHSMVEFHDKSVMAQLGTPDMRVPIQYALTHPDRAPLQEAKSLNLWEIGQLNFQKADFDRYRCLHFAYESGKIGGTMPAVLNAANEMAVDAFLKGKVTFLQIEELIEKALIRHHVISTPSLQDIHEVDKDTRDFVQSILT, encoded by the coding sequence TTGAAATATATTTCGCTATTAGGCGCAACAGGATCAATTGGAGAACAAACGTTAGATGTGATCAGACAGCACCCGCACAAATTTAAGCTGAAAGCTATGACCTTTGGCAGAAATACAGCGAAGGCGATTCCGATTATTGAGCGCTTTCAGCCTGAATTCGTCGGCTGTGTAGATGAGGAAACCTATCACATGCTAAAGAATCATTCATTTGCATACGATGTGAAGCTGGCTGCTGGTCATGAAGCCAACATTGAGGCAGCGACCTATGATACAGTGGACGTTGTGGTCAATGCACTTGTAGGAAGTGTTGGACTTGTTCCAACACTAAAGGCCATTGAACAAAAAAAGATAATTGCACTCGCAAATAAGGAAACACTTGTGACTGCTGGTCATATAGTAAAAGAGTACGCTAAAACATATGATGTACCTTTACTTCCTGTCGATAGTGAGCATTCTGCTATTTTTCAATGCCTCCAAGGTGAACAGGCTAAAAACATTGAACGCTTGATCGTGACAGCTTCAGGTGGTAGTTTTCGAGATAAAAAACGAACTGAACTTGAAGGTGTTACGGTTGAAGAAGCACTGAACCACCCGAACTGGTCGATGGGAGCGAAAATCACCATTGATTCAGCGACGATGATGAATAAAGGGCTCGAGGTGATCGAGGCGCATTGGTTGTTTGATATCCCCTATGAACAAATTGATGTGCTGCTACATAAAGAGAGCATTATCCATTCGATGGTGGAATTTCACGACAAAAGCGTCATGGCTCAGTTAGGGACACCTGACATGAGAGTGCCTATTCAATATGCACTCACACACCCTGACAGGGCGCCGTTACAAGAAGCGAAATCATTGAACCTTTGGGAGATTGGACAATTGAATTTCCAAAAAGCGGATTTTGACAGGTATCGCTGCTTACATTTTGCTTATGAATCAGGTAAAATAGGAGGGACAATGCCTGCTGTACTCAATGCAGCAAATGAAATGGCAGTCGATGCATTTCTGAAAGGCAAAGTAACGTTCCTGCAAATTGAAGAATTGATTGAAAAGGCACTAATCAGACATCATGTGATTTCAACGCCTAGTTTGCAAGATATCCATGAAGTGGACAAAGATACACGAGACTTTGTTCAATCAATCCTCACATAA
- a CDS encoding chemotaxis protein CheA, which translates to MDVNQYLDIFLDESREHLQTCNEKLLDLEKNPTDLQLVNDIFRAAHTLKGMSATMGFDDMAHLTHHLENMFDAIRNEQMSVTPESMDTMFEALDHLEAMVQSIAEGGDGKRDVTEISKKLDVTGSHDEAASSVETAGASAAANDLDYNEFERTVLDEAREQGFKCYELNVTLSEACLLKAVRVYMIFERLNEAGEVVKTVPNAELLESEDFESEFRISYLSKQPMDEVQKIVTAISEVEKVEISEVSAFEEVAPAEKQEAQPEQKKEEVSLPAEKAPANDAPKTNSNNGVAAGGTKTIRVNIDRLDSLMNLFEELVIDRGRLEQIAKELENNELTDTVERMTRISGDLQSIILNMRMVPVETVFNRFPRMIRQLTKELNKKIELIIEGAETELDRTVIDEIGDPLLHLLRNSLDHGIESPEERVKKGKPEKGTVLLKAYHSGNHVFIEVEDDGGGINRKKVLEKALERGVITEREAETLEDHQIDSLIFAAGFSTADTISDISGRGVGLDVVKNKLESLGGSVSINSTEGQGSLFSIQLPLTLSIISVLLVKLEEETFAIPISSIIETAVIKKSDILQTHDREVIDFRGFIVPVVYLKKQFHVPNANELEEELHIIVVRKGDKLTAFVVDSFIGQQEVVLKSLGDYLPNVFAISGATILGDGQVALIVDCNALIK; encoded by the coding sequence TTGGATGTAAACCAATACTTAGATATCTTTTTAGATGAAAGCAGAGAACACTTACAAACTTGTAATGAAAAACTTCTTGATTTAGAAAAGAACCCAACCGACTTGCAGCTAGTGAATGATATATTCAGAGCGGCTCATACATTGAAAGGCATGAGTGCAACGATGGGCTTTGACGATATGGCTCACCTAACGCATCACTTAGAAAACATGTTTGATGCTATCCGCAATGAACAAATGAGTGTCACTCCTGAGTCAATGGATACGATGTTTGAAGCACTCGATCATCTTGAAGCAATGGTTCAATCGATTGCAGAAGGAGGAGACGGGAAACGTGATGTCACAGAGATTAGTAAAAAGCTAGATGTGACAGGAAGCCATGATGAGGCAGCTTCTAGCGTTGAAACAGCAGGTGCATCAGCTGCTGCAAATGACTTAGATTATAACGAATTTGAACGAACGGTTCTTGATGAAGCGAGAGAGCAAGGCTTCAAATGCTATGAACTTAACGTGACTTTAAGCGAAGCGTGCTTATTAAAAGCTGTTCGTGTCTATATGATTTTTGAAAGACTGAATGAAGCAGGCGAGGTTGTCAAAACCGTTCCGAATGCAGAACTGTTAGAATCAGAAGATTTTGAATCTGAATTCCGCATTTCTTATCTTTCTAAACAGCCGATGGACGAAGTACAGAAAATCGTTACGGCGATCTCAGAGGTTGAGAAGGTTGAGATCTCTGAAGTCTCCGCATTTGAAGAAGTAGCTCCGGCTGAAAAACAAGAGGCGCAGCCTGAACAGAAAAAAGAAGAAGTATCCCTTCCTGCTGAGAAAGCGCCGGCAAATGATGCGCCAAAAACAAATAGCAATAACGGTGTAGCTGCCGGCGGAACGAAAACAATTCGTGTCAACATCGACCGTCTAGATTCACTTATGAACCTATTTGAAGAACTTGTGATTGATAGAGGCCGGTTAGAACAGATTGCCAAAGAACTAGAAAATAACGAACTCACAGACACCGTCGAAAGAATGACACGTATTTCTGGAGACCTGCAATCAATCATCCTGAATATGAGAATGGTACCTGTGGAAACTGTGTTTAACAGATTCCCGCGTATGATTCGTCAATTGACGAAAGAGCTTAATAAGAAAATTGAACTGATTATTGAGGGTGCTGAGACAGAGCTTGATCGAACAGTGATCGACGAAATTGGAGACCCTCTCTTGCACTTACTTAGAAACAGTCTAGATCACGGAATTGAATCACCAGAAGAACGTGTGAAAAAAGGCAAGCCGGAAAAAGGTACAGTTTTATTAAAAGCGTATCATAGCGGAAATCATGTCTTCATTGAAGTAGAAGATGATGGCGGCGGAATTAACCGTAAAAAGGTGCTTGAAAAAGCATTAGAGCGCGGGGTTATTACAGAAAGAGAAGCAGAAACACTTGAAGATCATCAAATTGATTCATTGATCTTTGCAGCAGGATTCTCTACAGCTGATACGATTTCTGACATCTCAGGCCGCGGTGTAGGTCTTGACGTTGTGAAAAACAAACTGGAATCATTAGGCGGATCTGTGAGCATTAACTCAACAGAAGGACAGGGCTCACTATTCTCGATCCAGCTTCCGCTTACATTATCGATTATTTCCGTTCTACTTGTAAAACTAGAAGAGGAAACATTTGCGATTCCGATTTCTTCTATTATTGAAACGGCAGTCATTAAGAAAAGTGACATCCTGCAAACGCATGATCGTGAAGTGATTGATTTCCGCGGATTTATCGTACCGGTCGTGTACTTGAAGAAACAATTCCACGTACCAAATGCGAATGAATTAGAGGAAGAACTGCACATCATTGTTGTTCGTAAAGGAGACAAGCTGACAGCATTTGTGGTCGATTCATTTATTGGTCAGCAAGAGGTTGTATTAAAATCACTAGGAGATTATCTGCCAAATGTATTTGCGATATCCGGCGCAACCATCCTAGGTGACGGTCAAGTTGCACTCATCGTTGACTGTAATGCACTGATCAAGTAA
- a CDS encoding chemotaxis protein CheD produces the protein MNVQIPAVVKVGIADVQLVKSPDRIRTSGLGSCVGLVLFDQEKKLAGLVHVMLPDSSLSKGAVENLAKYADTGVKHTIDLLLKAGARKHALKAKLAGGAEMFKFKSTNDLMRIGPRNVSAVKEHLSLHHIPIISEDTGGNSGRTIEFDPLTAELEIRTVKQGTMKI, from the coding sequence ATGAACGTGCAAATTCCGGCAGTTGTAAAGGTTGGTATTGCGGATGTTCAGCTTGTCAAATCACCGGACCGCATTCGGACATCCGGTCTTGGTTCTTGCGTAGGGCTTGTCTTGTTTGATCAAGAGAAAAAGCTGGCAGGCCTTGTCCATGTTATGCTTCCAGATTCCTCTCTTTCAAAAGGGGCGGTGGAGAACTTGGCTAAATATGCAGATACAGGTGTCAAGCATACAATTGATCTGCTCCTAAAAGCAGGAGCACGCAAACATGCGCTAAAAGCAAAACTTGCTGGCGGGGCGGAAATGTTTAAGTTTAAGTCAACCAATGATCTGATGAGAATTGGACCTAGAAACGTTTCAGCTGTGAAAGAACATCTGTCTCTTCATCATATCCCGATTATTAGTGAGGATACAGGCGGAAACAGTGGGCGTACGATTGAATTCGATCCGCTTACGGCAGAGCTTGAAATCCGTACTGTGAAGCAAGGCACTATGAAGATATAA
- a CDS encoding Swarming motility protein SwrB, whose product MLWLISFMLHAALIYFVIILYTRMNSLKATEQKQRELLEETENTLAAFLMEVKEENDKLSKVAAASPDFSAEELKSDLQTPKQPQPPIESQQSVESEDPVPEHLSALLSEVEVQEEKVNEPVPQLETEASAPSKSEIEETFENQVKTLYDEGRSLEEIAKEMKTGKTEIELLLKFSGKL is encoded by the coding sequence ATGTTATGGCTGATTAGCTTCATGCTTCATGCTGCACTTATTTATTTTGTGATTATTTTATATACGAGAATGAATTCGCTGAAGGCAACAGAACAAAAACAGCGAGAACTTCTAGAAGAAACGGAAAATACCCTGGCTGCATTTTTGATGGAAGTCAAAGAAGAGAATGACAAACTATCAAAAGTGGCAGCCGCTTCCCCTGATTTTTCTGCTGAAGAGCTGAAATCGGATCTTCAGACACCAAAGCAGCCACAACCACCAATTGAATCCCAGCAATCGGTCGAAAGTGAAGATCCAGTACCAGAGCACCTGTCGGCTCTCCTTAGCGAAGTTGAGGTACAGGAAGAGAAGGTAAACGAACCCGTTCCACAACTTGAAACAGAGGCTTCTGCGCCTTCTAAAAGTGAAATAGAAGAAACATTCGAGAACCAAGTGAAGACTTTATATGATGAAGGGCGATCACTAGAAGAAATAGCGAAAGAAATGAAAACTGGCAAGACAGAAATCGAGCTTTTATTAAAATTTAGCGGAAAGCTGTAA
- a CDS encoding chemotaxis protein CheC translates to MSIFSEIKDEQLDILGEVGNIGAGHAASALANLLDRKIDMAVPFVKVLSFEDLMDFFGGADLPVASIFLRMEGDLTGSIFFIMPFEQAEQFVRELVQDPAFDIDTIHEHEMGTSALYELGNILAGSYLSALADLTKMQLYPSVPDVTLDMFGAVISEGLMQFSLFGDQAIVIDTSIFDDQNKQELKGNMFLLPDFESFEKLFKALGNL, encoded by the coding sequence ATGAGCATTTTCAGCGAAATTAAAGATGAACAGCTAGATATTTTAGGCGAGGTTGGGAATATCGGGGCAGGCCATGCAGCGTCTGCTCTTGCCAACCTATTGGATCGCAAAATAGATATGGCCGTTCCTTTTGTCAAGGTTCTCTCGTTTGAAGATTTAATGGATTTCTTTGGCGGTGCAGACCTTCCTGTTGCAAGCATTTTTCTGAGAATGGAAGGGGATTTAACCGGCTCAATCTTTTTCATTATGCCGTTTGAGCAAGCGGAGCAATTTGTTAGAGAGCTTGTCCAGGACCCGGCATTTGATATTGATACGATTCATGAACATGAGATGGGGACGTCAGCACTTTATGAATTGGGAAATATTTTAGCGGGCTCTTATTTATCAGCCCTTGCTGATTTAACAAAAATGCAGCTTTACCCAAGTGTTCCAGATGTCACGCTCGATATGTTCGGTGCTGTCATTAGTGAAGGGTTAATGCAATTTAGCCTCTTTGGCGATCAGGCGATTGTGATTGATACATCTATTTTTGATGATCAAAATAAGCAAGAGCTGAAAGGAAATATGTTTCTATTACCAGACTTTGAATCGTTTGAAAAACTATTTAAAGCATTAGGTAACCTATAA
- a CDS encoding FliA/WhiG family RNA polymerase sigma factor, producing MQSLNYEDQALWARWKEWKDPAAGDDLMRRYMPLVTYHVGRISIGLPKSVHKEDLISLGMLGLYDALEKFDPGRDLKFDTYASFRIRGAIIDGLRKEDWLPRTSREKTKKVEAAIEKLEQRYLRNVTPTEVAEELGMSEQDVVTTMNEGFFANLLSIDEKLHDQEDGENVQVMIRDEKSVTPEEKMLKDELIEQLSEKITELSEKEKLVISLFYKEELTLTEIGQVLNLSTSRISQIHSKALFKLKHLLDKAIQS from the coding sequence ATGCAATCCTTAAATTACGAAGATCAGGCGCTATGGGCTAGATGGAAAGAGTGGAAAGACCCAGCTGCTGGAGATGATCTTATGCGCCGCTATATGCCGCTCGTCACATATCATGTTGGAAGAATTTCCATCGGTCTCCCGAAGTCAGTGCATAAAGAAGACTTGATCAGTCTAGGGATGCTCGGTTTATATGATGCCCTTGAAAAATTTGATCCCGGAAGAGATCTGAAGTTTGATACATATGCATCCTTCAGAATCCGCGGGGCCATCATCGACGGTCTTCGTAAAGAGGACTGGCTGCCTCGTACATCAAGAGAAAAAACAAAAAAAGTAGAAGCGGCTATTGAAAAGCTTGAACAGCGTTATTTGCGTAATGTGACGCCGACAGAGGTGGCTGAGGAACTCGGCATGAGTGAACAGGATGTCGTCACAACGATGAATGAAGGATTCTTTGCAAATCTGCTCTCAATCGATGAGAAGCTGCATGATCAAGAAGATGGAGAAAACGTCCAAGTCATGATTCGCGACGAGAAGTCTGTGACTCCAGAAGAGAAAATGCTGAAAGATGAATTAATTGAACAGCTTTCTGAAAAAATCACAGAGCTCTCAGAAAAAGAAAAGCTTGTGATCAGTCTTTTCTATAAAGAAGAACTGACATTAACGGAAATCGGTCAAGTGCTCAATTTATCGACCTCGCGCATTTCGCAAATTCATTCAAAGGCCTTGTTCAAGCTTAAGCATCTGCTTGATAAAGCCATTCAATCTTAA
- the frr gene encoding ribosome recycling factor, translated as MSKEVLNQTKEKMEKAVQAYGRELATVRAGRANASLLDKVTVDYYGAQTPLNQIASITVPEARMLIITPYDKTAIGDIEKAIQKSDLGITPTSDGNVIRMAIPALTEERRKELVKVVKKYSEEAKVAVRNVRRDANDDLKKLEKNGEITEDELRSSTENVQKLTDEYVAKIDEVTKDKEKEIMEV; from the coding sequence GTGTCAAAAGAAGTGTTGAACCAAACGAAAGAAAAAATGGAAAAGGCCGTACAAGCATACGGACGTGAGCTTGCAACTGTTCGTGCAGGCCGTGCAAATGCTTCGCTGCTTGATAAAGTGACAGTTGATTATTACGGTGCACAAACACCACTTAACCAAATTGCGTCGATCACAGTGCCAGAAGCACGTATGCTGATTATCACACCTTACGATAAAACAGCAATCGGTGATATCGAAAAAGCGATCCAAAAGTCTGATCTTGGCATCACGCCAACAAGTGACGGGAATGTAATCCGTATGGCAATTCCTGCACTAACAGAAGAAAGACGTAAAGAGCTTGTGAAAGTAGTAAAAAAATACTCAGAAGAAGCAAAAGTAGCTGTTCGTAACGTTCGTCGTGATGCAAACGATGATTTGAAAAAGCTTGAGAAAAATGGGGAGATCACTGAAGATGAATTAAGATCATCGACAGAGAATGTTCAAAAATTGACAGATGAATATGTCGCTAAAATTGATGAAGTGACAAAAGATAAAGAAAAAGAAATCATGGAAGTTTAA
- a CDS encoding chemotaxis protein CheW, producing the protein MSTDIKTGEKMIVFIVNKKEYAISVSEVKSIEKWQQPTRVPGVAPYICGVINLRGVVTPVIDLRIRLGSTDNEITDETRMIIVQVGDIEVGWIVDEANDVITVHQEEVESSPESAEKEGQSWVTGIIKHDQRLFNIIHAGAVLDKSVQGAPVH; encoded by the coding sequence ATGAGTACAGATATCAAAACTGGCGAAAAGATGATTGTGTTTATCGTAAACAAAAAAGAATACGCCATTTCAGTATCAGAAGTAAAGTCCATTGAAAAATGGCAGCAGCCGACAAGAGTTCCTGGCGTTGCCCCTTATATATGCGGTGTTATTAATTTACGCGGTGTCGTAACACCTGTCATTGACCTGAGAATCAGACTTGGTTCTACTGACAACGAGATAACAGATGAAACAAGAATGATTATTGTACAAGTTGGTGACATTGAAGTCGGTTGGATTGTGGATGAAGCAAATGATGTCATAACTGTCCATCAGGAAGAAGTAGAATCTTCTCCTGAATCAGCTGAAAAAGAAGGACAGTCTTGGGTGACAGGTATCATTAAGCATGATCAGCGTCTTTTCAATATCATTCATGCCGGTGCTGTCCTCGACAAAAGCGTTCAAGGTGCACCTGTTCATTAA
- the tsf gene encoding translation elongation factor Ts, producing the protein MAITAQLVKELRQKTGAGMMDCKKALTETDGDIEKAIDLLREKGIAKAAKKADRIAAEGLTLIKTDGNTGVILEVNSETDFVAKNEGFQALLNELADHLLAAKPATLEEAHASKMENGSTVEEHITSAIAKIGEKITLRRFSVITKEDNAAFGSYLHMGGRIGVLAVLNGTTDEELARDIAMHVAAVNPKYISRDQVSEEEANREREVLTQQALQEGKPENIVAKMVEGRLNKFFEEICLLDQAFVKNPDEKVKQVVAKKNATVQTYVRYEVGEGIEKRQDNFAEEVMSQVKK; encoded by the coding sequence ATGGCAATTACTGCTCAATTAGTTAAAGAACTGCGTCAAAAAACTGGTGCAGGTATGATGGACTGTAAAAAAGCGTTAACAGAAACTGATGGTGACATCGAGAAAGCAATCGACCTTCTAAGAGAAAAAGGCATCGCAAAAGCTGCGAAAAAAGCAGACCGTATTGCGGCAGAAGGATTAACTCTTATCAAAACTGACGGCAACACAGGTGTGATCCTAGAAGTGAACTCTGAGACTGATTTCGTTGCGAAAAACGAAGGATTCCAAGCACTTCTTAACGAACTTGCGGATCACTTGCTTGCTGCTAAACCTGCAACACTTGAAGAAGCTCATGCTTCTAAAATGGAAAACGGTTCAACAGTTGAAGAGCATATCACATCTGCAATTGCGAAAATTGGAGAGAAAATCACTCTGCGCCGTTTCTCTGTCATTACGAAAGAAGATAATGCTGCATTTGGTTCTTACTTGCACATGGGCGGACGTATCGGTGTGTTAGCCGTTCTTAACGGAACAACTGATGAAGAGCTTGCAAGAGACATCGCAATGCACGTTGCAGCTGTAAACCCTAAATACATTTCTCGTGACCAAGTATCAGAAGAAGAAGCAAACCGTGAGCGTGAAGTATTAACACAGCAAGCGCTTCAAGAAGGAAAGCCTGAAAACATCGTAGCTAAAATGGTAGAAGGCCGTCTAAACAAATTCTTCGAAGAAATTTGCTTACTTGACCAAGCGTTCGTTAAAAACCCAGATGAAAAAGTGAAACAAGTTGTAGCTAAGAAAAACGCAACTGTTCAAACCTATGTTCGCTATGAAGTGGGCGAAGGTATCGAAAAGCGTCAAGACAACTTTGCTGAAGAAGTGATGAGCCAAGTGAAAAAATAA